In Sodalis ligni, a single genomic region encodes these proteins:
- a CDS encoding 2-hydroxyacid dehydrogenase → MTYFVMKAAMLPDALTRRLAESFQMADYALLSERERQVLSPQTRVLVVNGESTVTEDFIAEFPALELIAVFGVGYDGVDVAAAQRRGIRVSNTPDVLTDDVADMAMGLMLATSRQIVGAQRFIERGGWNEGGYPWTKNNDYRPQPDSRWQYYAHIADLAAASDYLMVCVNGGEKTRSLINAPIMAALGREGILINIARGTVVDEADLIQALDSGAIGGAGLDVFSDEPHVPAALYNRANVVITPHMSSATHATRKAMSDLVFDNVAAYFAGRPLLSPVAPY, encoded by the coding sequence ATGACATATTTCGTAATGAAAGCCGCCATGCTGCCCGACGCGCTGACCCGCCGGCTGGCGGAGAGTTTCCAGATGGCGGACTATGCGCTGCTCTCGGAACGGGAGCGGCAGGTCTTGTCGCCGCAGACCCGCGTGCTGGTGGTGAATGGCGAATCGACGGTGACCGAGGACTTTATCGCCGAATTCCCCGCCCTGGAGCTGATTGCGGTATTCGGCGTCGGTTATGACGGCGTGGATGTGGCGGCGGCGCAACGCCGCGGTATCCGCGTTTCCAACACCCCTGATGTATTAACGGACGATGTGGCGGATATGGCGATGGGATTGATGCTGGCCACCTCCCGGCAAATCGTCGGCGCGCAGCGGTTTATCGAACGGGGCGGCTGGAACGAAGGCGGTTATCCCTGGACCAAAAATAACGATTACCGCCCCCAGCCGGATAGCCGGTGGCAATATTACGCCCATATCGCGGACCTGGCCGCCGCCAGCGACTATTTGATGGTGTGCGTGAACGGCGGCGAGAAAACCCGCTCGCTTATCAACGCGCCCATCATGGCCGCGCTGGGGCGGGAAGGCATCCTGATTAATATCGCCCGGGGCACTGTGGTGGACGAAGCGGATCTGATCCAGGCTCTGGACAGCGGCGCCATCGGCGGCGCCGGACTGGACGTCTTTTCCGACGAACCCCATGTGCCCGCGGCGCTGTACAACCGCGCCAATGTGGTTATAACTCCCCATATGTCCAGCGCAACCCACGCCACCCGCAAAGCGATGTCGGATTTGGTGTTTGACAATGTTGCCGCTTATTTTGCCGGCCGGCCGCTGCTCTCGCCGGTGGCGCCTTATTGA
- a CDS encoding MFS transporter gives MDISVSAAPTKRRYLTLLMIFITVVICYVDRANLAVASVHIQQEFGIDKARMGYIFSAFAWTYTIFQIPGGWFLDRVGSKMTYFIAIFGWSLATLGQGFANGLTTLLGLRAITGMFEAPAFPTNNRMVTSWFPEQERASAVGFFTSGQFVGLAFLTPLLIWIQEMLSWHWVFIITGAIGLIWSIIWHFVYQSPRKSKGINAAELDYIAAGGGMIDGDAPVEKKMRVALSAADWKLVFNRKLVGVYLGQFAVTSTLWFFLTWFPNYLTQEKHIGALTAGFMTTVPFLAAFFGVLLSGIFADRMVKSGKSIGFARKTPIICGLLLSTCIMGANYTNDPVWIMVLMALAFFGNGFASITWSLVSSLAPLRLIGLTGGVFNFVGGLGGITVPLVVGYLAQDYGFSPALIYIAVVALLGALSYICLVGEVKRVG, from the coding sequence ATGGATATTTCAGTTTCCGCGGCGCCGACAAAAAGACGCTATCTGACGCTGCTGATGATCTTTATCACGGTGGTTATCTGTTATGTCGACCGGGCAAATCTGGCGGTGGCATCGGTGCATATCCAACAGGAATTCGGCATTGATAAAGCCCGCATGGGATATATATTTTCAGCCTTTGCCTGGACCTATACCATTTTCCAAATACCCGGCGGCTGGTTTCTCGACCGGGTCGGCTCAAAGATGACCTACTTTATCGCCATCTTCGGCTGGTCGCTGGCCACCCTGGGGCAGGGGTTCGCCAATGGTTTAACCACCCTGCTCGGGCTGCGCGCCATTACCGGTATGTTTGAAGCCCCGGCTTTCCCCACCAATAACCGTATGGTCACCAGCTGGTTTCCGGAGCAGGAGCGGGCTTCCGCCGTCGGCTTTTTCACTTCGGGGCAGTTCGTCGGCCTGGCGTTTCTGACGCCGCTGCTGATTTGGATCCAGGAAATGCTCAGTTGGCATTGGGTCTTTATCATTACCGGCGCCATCGGTCTTATCTGGTCGATTATCTGGCACTTTGTGTACCAGTCGCCAAGAAAGAGCAAAGGCATCAACGCCGCGGAACTGGATTATATCGCCGCCGGCGGCGGCATGATTGACGGCGACGCGCCCGTTGAAAAGAAAATGCGCGTAGCCCTGTCCGCCGCTGACTGGAAGCTGGTATTCAACCGCAAGCTGGTGGGGGTCTATCTCGGACAGTTCGCCGTGACCTCCACGCTGTGGTTCTTTTTAACCTGGTTTCCCAACTATCTGACGCAGGAAAAGCATATCGGGGCTCTTACCGCCGGTTTCATGACCACCGTGCCCTTTCTGGCGGCTTTTTTCGGCGTGCTGCTGTCGGGTATCTTCGCCGATCGCATGGTAAAGAGCGGAAAATCCATCGGTTTTGCCCGTAAAACGCCGATTATCTGCGGACTGCTGCTCTCTACCTGTATTATGGGGGCCAACTATACCAACGATCCCGTCTGGATTATGGTGCTGATGGCGCTGGCCTTCTTCGGCAACGGCTTCGCCTCCATCACCTGGTCGCTGGTGTCGTCGCTGGCGCCGCTGCGGCTAATCGGCCTTACCGGCGGCGTGTTCAATTTTGTCGGCGGGCTGGGGGGCATCACCGTACCCCTGGTGGTGGGATACCTGGCGCAGGATTATGGCTTTTCGCCGGCGCTGATCTATATCGCCGTGGTGGCCCTGCTGGGGGCGCTGTCCTATATTTGCCTGGTGGGCGAAGTAAAACGCGTGGGGTGA
- a CDS encoding EamA family transporter has product MMAILMGLLSALCWGGTDFLAGSAARKIGVYKSLFFSQIFGLLLLSIIVLCSYKPVSASVASLSICIAASLCNLAAMVFLLKALSIGKAAVVAPIASLYGAITTLLSLFSGNSFLP; this is encoded by the coding sequence ATGATGGCAATATTAATGGGATTGCTTTCAGCACTGTGCTGGGGTGGTACGGATTTTTTGGCGGGCTCCGCCGCTCGAAAAATAGGTGTTTATAAATCGCTTTTTTTCAGTCAGATTTTTGGTCTGCTGCTGCTTTCCATCATTGTGCTGTGTTCGTATAAGCCGGTTAGCGCCAGCGTAGCAAGTCTGTCAATATGTATCGCCGCATCCCTTTGTAATCTTGCCGCCATGGTCTTTCTCCTGAAGGCCCTATCTATTGGTAAAGCCGCTGTTGTTGCTCCAATAGCGTCGCTCTATGGCGCCATAACCACGCTGCTTTCCCTATTTTCCGGAAATTCCTTTCTTCCTTGA
- a CDS encoding serine hydrolase domain-containing protein: MIKIILFASMFCGALLLSACGTLSRMPVDTSSAAGRDFAANGNLPAQVDSLARPLLAAKQMPGLVVGVLQGDGTKTTFSYGVTDAEHGYPITGDTLFAVGSVSKGFIAEITEILVRKGVFRWDETLQTLLPSTVRLSADARKITLLQLATHTSGLPRQMPSMAILTAFIDYLFTGENFYHSLDNDSMLDYLADFHKPGKAEPRYSNLGYALLDYILQKRTGKNVNQLLAENITGPLGLTHTGYDPRLLPGYSRRAIGHAGDQPKFIRRGQPVPDWCFSSSMVGAAGLYTNANDLLSYAQAHMRATGNPALDAALRDSLNVRFHRSQQAAAIAWVVDNVGRQRITYQVGFIGGYSSYIGLDTRHKTAVVVLQNSFNWTNTIGHRLLQRMGDAADAKAASDQLSVSPGHAPYR; the protein is encoded by the coding sequence ATGATAAAAATAATATTATTTGCATCGATGTTTTGCGGCGCTTTATTGCTCTCTGCCTGCGGTACCTTATCCCGCATGCCTGTGGATACCTCCAGCGCCGCCGGCCGGGATTTCGCCGCCAACGGAAACCTGCCGGCACAGGTGGACAGCCTGGCCCGGCCTTTACTGGCCGCAAAACAGATGCCGGGGCTGGTGGTGGGGGTGCTGCAGGGGGACGGCACAAAAACGACTTTTAGTTACGGTGTCACTGACGCGGAACACGGTTATCCTATCACCGGCGACACGCTGTTTGCCGTCGGTTCGGTCAGCAAGGGTTTTATTGCCGAAATCACGGAGATCCTGGTGCGCAAAGGCGTGTTTCGCTGGGATGAGACGTTGCAGACCCTGCTGCCTTCCACCGTCCGCCTCAGCGCCGATGCGCGCAAGATTACCCTGCTGCAGCTGGCGACCCATACTTCCGGCCTGCCGAGGCAAATGCCCTCGATGGCAATATTAACCGCCTTTATTGACTATCTGTTTACCGGTGAAAATTTCTACCATTCCTTGGATAATGACAGCATGCTGGATTATCTGGCGGATTTCCACAAGCCGGGGAAAGCTGAACCGCGCTATTCCAATCTGGGATATGCTTTGTTGGATTATATCCTGCAAAAACGTACCGGTAAAAATGTCAATCAGCTACTGGCGGAGAATATTACCGGGCCGCTGGGGTTGACCCATACCGGCTACGACCCGCGGCTACTGCCGGGGTATTCCCGGCGCGCCATCGGCCATGCCGGCGACCAGCCCAAATTTATCCGCCGCGGACAGCCGGTGCCCGATTGGTGCTTTTCCTCCTCCATGGTGGGCGCCGCGGGCCTTTACACCAATGCGAACGACCTGCTGTCCTATGCCCAGGCGCATATGCGGGCCACGGGCAATCCGGCGCTGGATGCGGCGTTGCGGGATTCGCTGAATGTGCGTTTCCATCGCAGCCAACAAGCGGCGGCCATTGCCTGGGTTGTCGATAACGTGGGCCGGCAGCGCATTACTTACCAGGTGGGATTTATCGGCGGCTACTCCAGCTATATCGGCCTTGATACCCGGCATAAGACCGCGGTGGTGGTGCTGCAAAATAGCTTTAACTGGACAAATACCATCGGCCATCGCTTGTTGCAGCGAATGGGGGACGCCGCCGATGCAAAGGCGGCATCGGATCAACTCAGCGTTTCGCCAGGTCATGCGCCGTATCGTTAA
- a CDS encoding efflux transporter outer membrane subunit yields MNMKISHIALMTSLALLLGGCMVGPDYHRTQVPVPARFKPLPGWTVAAPSAEAPKGDWWTVFNDPLINRLEPAVSVSNQTVRQDYANYREALADVETARSSLFPTIGVTGSSTRQRTAGASSLGGSGAVSNSGALEGSASWSIDLWGKVRRTIEENKATAQASEATLANATLSEQTALASAIIELRTSDANIALLQKTVAAYQEYLRVLTNQGALGTAKPSDVITAKTQLENAQSSLIALGVARAQYAHAIAVLVGKNPEDLTIEPAPMPTLPTVPLVVPSTLLQRRPDIAVAEREMAAQNAAVGVAEAAYYPTLSLSAADGFSQTPLSGLLHAANHIWSLGAEVDDTVFDFGAREGQVAAAKAAYDGAVANYRGTVLTAFQSVEDDLSGLHILAQQAAVLDSAVTDATRGAQIAFNEYQVGTVDYTTAATAQVTQLSAEQNALSVQEQRLLDSVSLIGDMGGGWSADALNDTAHDLAKR; encoded by the coding sequence ATGAATATGAAAATCTCCCACATCGCCCTGATGACCTCCCTAGCGCTGTTGCTCGGCGGCTGTATGGTGGGCCCCGACTACCATCGCACGCAGGTGCCGGTACCGGCCCGATTCAAACCGCTGCCCGGCTGGACCGTGGCGGCGCCCTCCGCCGAGGCCCCCAAGGGCGACTGGTGGACGGTGTTTAACGACCCGCTGATAAACCGGCTGGAACCGGCGGTGTCGGTCTCCAACCAGACCGTGCGCCAGGATTACGCCAACTACCGGGAAGCCCTGGCCGACGTGGAAACCGCCCGCAGCAGCCTGTTTCCCACGATAGGCGTCACCGGTTCCTCAACCCGGCAGCGCACCGCCGGCGCCAGCAGCCTGGGCGGCTCCGGCGCCGTGAGCAATTCGGGCGCGCTGGAAGGGAGCGCCAGTTGGTCAATCGATCTCTGGGGCAAGGTTCGCCGCACCATCGAAGAGAACAAGGCCACCGCCCAGGCCAGCGAAGCCACCCTGGCCAATGCCACCCTGTCCGAGCAGACCGCCCTGGCCAGCGCCATCATTGAACTGCGCACCAGCGATGCCAATATTGCCCTGCTGCAAAAAACGGTGGCGGCCTATCAAGAGTACCTGCGGGTGTTGACCAATCAGGGCGCCCTCGGCACCGCGAAGCCGTCCGATGTCATCACCGCGAAAACCCAGTTGGAGAACGCCCAGTCCAGTCTCATCGCCCTCGGCGTGGCGCGCGCCCAATACGCCCACGCCATTGCGGTATTGGTGGGCAAGAACCCGGAAGACCTGACCATCGAACCCGCCCCCATGCCTACGCTGCCCACCGTTCCGCTGGTGGTGCCCTCAACCTTGCTGCAGCGGCGGCCGGACATCGCCGTGGCCGAACGCGAGATGGCGGCGCAAAACGCCGCGGTGGGGGTTGCCGAGGCGGCTTATTATCCCACGCTCTCCCTGTCCGCTGCCGATGGGTTTTCCCAAACGCCGCTCAGCGGCCTGCTGCATGCCGCCAACCATATCTGGTCTCTGGGCGCCGAGGTGGATGATACGGTGTTCGATTTTGGCGCCCGTGAAGGCCAGGTCGCCGCCGCCAAGGCCGCTTATGACGGCGCGGTGGCCAATTACCGCGGCACCGTGCTGACGGCGTTCCAGAGCGTGGAAGACGATCTGTCCGGTTTGCATATTCTCGCCCAGCAGGCGGCGGTGCTGGACAGCGCAGTTACCGACGCCACCCGCGGCGCCCAGATCGCCTTCAATGAGTATCAGGTGGGCACGGTGGATTACACCACCGCCGCCACCGCCCAGGTGACGCAACTGAGCGCAGAGCAAAACGCGCTGAGCGTACAGGAACAGCGTCTGCTGGATTCGGTGTCACTGATAGGGGATATGGGGGGCGGCTGGTCGGCCGATGCCCTTAACGATACGGCGCATGACCTGGCGAAACGCTGA
- a CDS encoding efflux RND transporter permease subunit, with protein MNISALFIRRPVATALLALAILLSGTLAFFHLPVSSLPNVAFPVIVVQANMAGASPDIMASTVAEPLEKRLGTIADVTEMTSTSYVGSAMIVIQFGLNRDINGAARDVQAAIQAARADLPTTLRNNPIYREYNPASTPLMVLALTSDTLTRAQLYDSADSVILQQLSQVSGVGEITLGGSALPAVRVELQPDQLNSYGIGLEDVRAAISAANADSAKGHIDQNGQRYEVMSNDRLSKAEPYRNLVIAYRNNAPVMLGDVASVQDSAENLRNAGLYNGKSSVLVIVYPLPGGNVVNTVAQIRKVLPSIQATLPGNIHLNIAIDLSQSVKAAVGDTGRTLFIAVLLVIGVVFVFLQSPRAVLVPTVALPLSIIGTFGPMYLLGYNLDNLSLMALTISTGFVVDDAVVVLENIVRHVESGMSVREASLRGSAEVSFTVISMSLSLIAVFLPILLMPGIVGRLFHEFAMTLSIAILFSLLISLTITPTLAACVLRRKQAAGAKGKARWSLWCEHQFERFKHAYARSLTVVLDHALLVGLTLVGLIVLNVFLIRLVPSTFFPEQDNGVMIGQIVADQSISFQAMKEKLTRLEAIVQRDPAVASVSGFTGGRALNTANVFIELKPLAERKISAAGVAERLRPKLNGVSGARLFLQAAQDLRIGGRQSAAEYQYTLTSDDAQALYTWVPRLVTALAKHRGSLLDVNSNLQQNGLQAYVHFDRATAARYNFAPNQLDSVLYDAFGQRAVSTIYNGLNQYYVVMEVAPQYWQYPQMLNRIRFSPAAGNASGTDQTQMSSSLVSGATQTSAQGSSTSTNALNADAEANQLTNAISNSRGGSSSGSADSTSAESLVPFPALASYTQNHTATQVNHQDGLVAATISFNLPPDGSLSAAGAAIDQTMRELKVPASIHGGFAGAAQAFGQSMSTMPLLILAALAAVYIVLGILYENTIHPVTILSTLPSAGIGATLALLLFGTPFSVIALIGIILLIGIVKKNAIMMIDVAITLQRDQGYTPREAIHGAAVMRLRPIMMTTAAAVLGAVPLAIGIGQGASLRQPLGITVMGGLIFSQVFTLYTTPVIYLYLDRLRARLAKWSASLPWNKTNASL; from the coding sequence GTGAATATTTCCGCCCTGTTTATCCGCCGGCCGGTGGCCACCGCGCTGCTGGCCCTGGCCATCCTGCTGTCGGGAACGCTGGCGTTTTTTCACCTGCCGGTGTCGTCGCTGCCCAATGTCGCGTTTCCGGTTATCGTGGTGCAGGCGAACATGGCGGGGGCCAGTCCGGACATTATGGCCTCCACCGTGGCGGAGCCCCTTGAAAAGCGGCTGGGCACCATTGCCGACGTGACGGAAATGACCTCCACCAGCTATGTGGGTTCCGCCATGATCGTCATTCAGTTCGGGCTGAATCGCGATATCAACGGCGCCGCCCGTGATGTGCAGGCCGCCATCCAGGCGGCGCGCGCCGACTTGCCCACCACGCTGCGCAACAACCCGATTTATCGCGAGTACAATCCGGCCAGTACGCCGCTGATGGTCCTGGCGCTCACCTCCGACACCCTGACCCGCGCCCAGCTCTATGACTCGGCGGATTCGGTGATTTTACAGCAGTTGTCGCAGGTGAGCGGCGTGGGTGAAATTACCCTTGGCGGCAGCGCCCTGCCCGCGGTGCGCGTTGAGCTGCAGCCGGATCAATTGAACAGTTACGGCATCGGCCTGGAAGACGTGCGCGCCGCCATCAGCGCCGCCAACGCCGACAGCGCCAAAGGACATATCGACCAGAACGGCCAGCGTTACGAAGTCATGTCCAATGATCGGCTCAGCAAAGCGGAACCCTACCGCAACCTGGTGATTGCCTATCGCAATAACGCGCCGGTCATGCTGGGGGATGTGGCCAGCGTTCAGGATTCGGCGGAAAACCTTCGCAACGCCGGGCTATACAACGGCAAGTCATCGGTGCTGGTCATCGTTTACCCGCTGCCCGGCGGCAATGTGGTGAATACCGTCGCGCAGATCCGCAAGGTACTGCCGTCGATCCAGGCGACCCTGCCGGGCAATATCCATCTCAATATCGCCATCGATCTGTCGCAATCGGTTAAAGCCGCGGTCGGCGATACGGGACGGACCCTGTTTATCGCCGTGCTGCTGGTTATCGGCGTGGTGTTCGTGTTCCTGCAGTCGCCCCGGGCGGTATTGGTGCCCACGGTGGCGCTGCCGCTCTCCATTATCGGCACCTTTGGGCCGATGTATCTGCTGGGCTATAACCTGGACAATCTTTCGCTGATGGCGCTGACCATCAGCACCGGATTTGTGGTGGACGACGCGGTGGTGGTGCTGGAGAATATCGTCCGCCATGTTGAATCGGGCATGAGCGTCCGCGAGGCCTCGCTGCGCGGCAGCGCCGAGGTGAGCTTCACCGTGATCTCCATGAGCCTGTCGCTTATCGCGGTATTCCTGCCGATCCTGCTGATGCCCGGCATCGTCGGACGGCTGTTTCACGAATTCGCCATGACGCTCTCCATCGCCATTCTGTTCTCGCTGCTCATCTCCCTCACCATTACCCCGACCCTGGCCGCCTGCGTGCTCAGGCGCAAACAGGCCGCGGGCGCCAAGGGCAAGGCGCGCTGGTCGCTGTGGTGCGAACATCAGTTTGAGCGTTTCAAGCATGCCTACGCCCGTTCGCTGACGGTGGTGCTGGATCATGCGCTGCTGGTGGGATTGACGCTGGTGGGGCTTATCGTGCTTAATGTTTTTCTCATCAGGCTGGTGCCCTCGACCTTTTTCCCGGAGCAGGACAATGGCGTGATGATTGGCCAGATAGTCGCCGACCAGAGCATTTCGTTCCAGGCCATGAAGGAAAAGCTCACGCGGCTGGAGGCCATTGTGCAACGGGATCCGGCGGTGGCCTCGGTATCCGGGTTCACCGGCGGCCGCGCCCTTAACACCGCCAATGTGTTTATCGAGCTCAAACCGCTGGCGGAGCGTAAAATATCCGCCGCCGGGGTGGCGGAAAGGCTGCGGCCAAAACTCAACGGCGTATCCGGCGCGCGGCTGTTCCTGCAGGCGGCGCAGGATCTGCGCATCGGCGGACGCCAATCCGCGGCGGAGTACCAGTATACCCTGACCAGCGACGACGCCCAGGCGCTCTATACCTGGGTACCGCGGCTGGTGACCGCGCTGGCTAAACACCGCGGCAGCTTGCTGGACGTGAACTCGAATTTGCAGCAAAACGGCCTGCAGGCCTATGTTCATTTCGACCGCGCTACCGCCGCCCGCTATAACTTCGCCCCCAATCAGCTGGACAGCGTGCTCTATGATGCGTTTGGCCAGCGTGCGGTTTCCACCATCTACAATGGCCTCAATCAGTATTATGTGGTGATGGAAGTGGCGCCGCAGTATTGGCAGTATCCGCAAATGCTCAATCGCATCCGTTTCAGCCCGGCGGCGGGAAATGCCAGCGGCACCGATCAAACCCAGATGTCGTCAAGCCTGGTGAGCGGCGCCACGCAAACCTCCGCGCAGGGTTCGTCTACCTCCACCAACGCCTTGAATGCCGATGCCGAAGCCAACCAGTTGACAAACGCCATTTCCAACTCCCGGGGCGGCAGCTCCAGCGGCAGCGCCGACAGCACCTCCGCCGAGAGCCTGGTGCCCTTCCCGGCGCTGGCCTCTTATACGCAAAACCATACCGCCACCCAGGTTAACCATCAGGACGGCCTGGTGGCCGCCACCATTTCCTTCAATTTGCCCCCCGACGGCTCGCTGAGCGCCGCCGGCGCGGCCATCGATCAGACCATGCGGGAACTCAAGGTGCCGGCCTCCATTCACGGCGGTTTCGCCGGCGCCGCGCAGGCATTCGGCCAATCCATGTCCACCATGCCGCTGCTGATCCTGGCGGCGCTGGCGGCGGTCTATATCGTGCTGGGCATACTGTATGAGAATACGATACATCCCGTCACTATACTTTCCACCCTGCCGTCCGCCGGCATCGGGGCTACGCTGGCGCTGCTGCTGTTCGGTACGCCGTTCTCGGTTATCGCCCTTATCGGCATTATTTTGCTGATTGGCATCGTAAAAAAGAATGCCATTATGATGATTGACGTTGCCATTACATTGCAGCGGGATCAGGGCTATACCCCGAGGGAAGCCATTCACGGGGCGGCGGTGATGCGCTTGCGGCCTATTATGATGACTACCGCCGCCGCCGTGCTGGGGGCGGTGCCGCTGGCCATCGGCATCGGCCAGGGGGCATCGCTGCGACAGCCCCTGGGCATTACCGTGATGGGCGGCCTGATTTTCAGCCAGGTCTTTACGCTGTATACAACACCGGTGATTTATCTCTATCTCGACCGTTTGCGCGCCAGACTCGCCAAGTGGTCGGCCAGCCTGCCGTGGAATAAAACGAACGCGAGCCTATGA